A window of Jannaschia sp. M317 contains these coding sequences:
- a CDS encoding SUF system Fe-S cluster assembly protein has protein sequence MSPDTTPADAPLEGAPLIAPSTTDHPLHEPIVDACRSVFDPEIPVNIFDLGLVYTIDINPENDARIIMTLTAPGCPVAGEMPGWVADAVAAVPGVRTVDVDLTWEPPWGMEMMSDEARLELGFM, from the coding sequence ATGAGCCCCGACACGACCCCTGCCGATGCCCCGCTGGAAGGCGCGCCCCTGATCGCGCCGTCGACGACGGATCACCCCCTGCACGAGCCGATCGTCGACGCCTGCCGCAGCGTCTTTGACCCGGAAATTCCGGTAAATATCTTCGACCTCGGTCTCGTCTATACCATCGACATCAATCCCGAGAATGATGCCCGCATCATCATGACCCTGACTGCCCCCGGCTGCCCCGTCGCCGGTGAGATGCCGGGTTGGGTCGCGGATGCCGTGGCCGCCGTGCCGGGCGTGCGCACCGTCGATGTCGATCTGACGTGGGAGCCGCCCTGGGGCATGGAAATGATGTCTGACGAGGCACGTCTGGAACTGGGGTTCATGTAA